From a single Alkalihalophilus pseudofirmus genomic region:
- a CDS encoding malonate decarboxylase subunit delta produces the protein MECLTFNYPAKTPLPECSHVGVVGSGDLEIIMVPNDQKVINVEVNTSIDGFADIWKVVLERFFKANHYAMNVKINDFGATPGMVTMRLAQALEVSNTHEYAQR, from the coding sequence ATGGAATGTCTAACATTTAATTATCCTGCGAAAACCCCTTTACCGGAGTGCTCTCATGTAGGAGTTGTAGGTTCTGGTGATTTAGAAATTATTATGGTTCCTAATGATCAGAAAGTGATTAATGTGGAAGTAAACACGAGCATTGATGGATTTGCAGATATATGGAAAGTGGTGCTGGAGCGCTTTTTTAAAGCAAATCATTATGCGATGAATGTGAAGATTAATGATTTTGGTGCAACGCCGGGAATGGTAACGATGCGGTTAGCACAAGCATTGGAGGTGTCTAATACTCATGAATATGCTCAAAGATAG
- a CDS encoding MFS transporter: protein MTSKWKALGWIAAAELFALSLWFSGSVVAFDLIEVWGVNEGLSPWLSAAVPAGFVIGALISSSIGLADRFNTRYVFALAALFGALFNGLILFTDQAIIGILLRVLTGVMLAGVYPTAVKLLSQWFPAKRGLAIGVLIAGLTMGSAMPQFFITFIGGLHWQYVIIACSTLAVIAAAIIYFILDDAPVTQKKTYFSFNLLKRVIRNKPVMLANYGYFGHMWELYAMWTWLPLFFSASFLTYDASTSLAFIAFASFLCIGVAGGAGSIIGGLVADKVGRARLTIYSMVISSLCCLTVGFTFGQSIWLTLTLAMIWGASVISDSAQFSAAVSEFAEVEYIGTALTFQMCVGFLITIFSINLIPYAEALIGWEWVFSILAVGPVLGIISMMRFKRYEVT from the coding sequence ATGACAAGTAAATGGAAGGCGTTAGGATGGATTGCAGCAGCTGAGCTGTTTGCACTTAGCCTTTGGTTTAGCGGATCTGTGGTTGCTTTTGATTTAATCGAGGTGTGGGGAGTGAACGAGGGCTTGTCACCTTGGTTATCTGCTGCTGTACCTGCAGGTTTTGTGATTGGAGCGCTGATCAGTTCGTCTATAGGGTTGGCTGATCGCTTTAATACGAGGTATGTGTTTGCCCTTGCTGCGTTATTCGGTGCTCTTTTTAATGGGTTAATTCTATTTACAGACCAAGCAATCATTGGAATCTTATTAAGGGTGTTAACCGGCGTCATGCTTGCTGGAGTTTATCCTACGGCGGTTAAGCTGTTATCGCAGTGGTTTCCTGCAAAAAGAGGCTTGGCTATAGGAGTACTTATTGCTGGCTTAACAATGGGATCTGCAATGCCGCAATTTTTCATTACGTTCATTGGAGGCCTCCATTGGCAGTATGTGATCATAGCCTGTTCAACTCTGGCAGTCATTGCAGCAGCAATCATCTATTTCATACTTGATGATGCCCCAGTTACTCAAAAGAAAACCTATTTCTCATTTAACCTCTTAAAAAGGGTTATCAGAAACAAGCCCGTGATGTTAGCGAATTACGGCTACTTCGGCCATATGTGGGAGCTGTATGCGATGTGGACTTGGCTGCCGTTATTTTTCTCAGCAAGCTTTTTAACGTATGATGCTTCTACATCATTAGCTTTTATTGCCTTTGCTTCGTTTCTATGTATTGGAGTTGCGGGAGGTGCAGGGAGTATAATAGGCGGTCTTGTAGCTGACAAAGTAGGCAGGGCACGCTTAACGATTTACTCAATGGTCATTAGTTCCCTTTGCTGTTTGACAGTAGGGTTTACATTCGGGCAGTCTATTTGGCTGACTCTTACATTAGCGATGATATGGGGGGCGTCAGTGATTTCAGATTCAGCTCAATTTTCTGCAGCTGTCTCAGAATTTGCAGAGGTGGAATATATTGGAACTGCACTAACCTTTCAAATGTGTGTCGGCTTTCTTATTACCATCTTTTCTATCAACCTAATTCCGTACGCTGAGGCTTTAATAGGCTGGGAATGGGTGTTTTCGATACTTGCAGTTGGGCCGGTTCTTGGAATTATTTCAATGATGCGCTTCAAACGTTATGAAGTTACTTAA
- a CDS encoding SNF2 helicase associated domain-containing protein has translation MTTVLSDFLIRQLASSQPVYKRGLEYYRAGLVEYISYSELYNSYQAKVSGSYMYEVEIDIEDDGSLDFACDCEASYTYPGACKHVVATLLELQERGTVFERKRQILSKKSSLLTEFKSVQKWKQPSLKKKQKLQVEFELKVMAAGGYFKHMVNYIQLGMKVGENRLYVVKDLYAFLKAVNEKRPYAFTNKFNYEPDQYVFDEEDEAVFELLFRLLAVEEHHTRNTYGHKSTKRHLLMPAVYMHSFLDLLAGRYTTLHVDSTKEYKESLQVKTLEKGDSFFTFLLEETDDMVELQANLHPDVLFVDQPYQSILKKDTFYKLTEEQAKSLEILANEYEEDEPIDVIPNDQLESFCSEVLPVISQYGTVQMEDTLKDKIDQKPLQASIKVDYEDDELVLEVSFRYGQEVRNPFAKKDVADSNTIMVRDVEKEQTILQVLEQYPFEVEGEKLVLHRIQTIIEFLFEHLPSLKSYADIFLTSDAKKLLFQPASSPSVSIDVEGESNWLDVSFSIDGISDEEIVDVLRALYNKKKYHRLSNGSFIHLEEEQYGSLQKAVDSLGASAKELNKSMNVPLHKAFSLDESQAGLKLSKKLHRLIQDVQSPEFSEWMTPERLDADLRSYQETGYRWIRTLAKSGLGGILADDMGLGKTLQTITHLQADKEAASQAKSLIIAPASVIYNWEKEIKRFAPELHVVVIAGAKAEREHARTIKEADVWITSYPLIQRDYEKYEGITFDTMVLDEAQAIKNEQAKTTKAVRAIKASSRFALSGTPIENRIDELYTLMQTILPGLLGTKKQFRERSHGEIAKRIRPFILRRLKREVLKELPEKMESVQYTDLLPEQKKYYLAQVKQLRSDVDDAISSDQFQKKRIEILAGLTKLRQICCHPRLVSEEDEVESGKLLRLMEYVEEGMEAGQRMVIFSQFTSMLAIIRAEFEERGWEFFYLDGQTPAVERLRLADQFNQGEKSLFLVSLKAGGTGLNLTGGDTVILYDTWWNPAIEEQAADRVYRFGQTKNVQVIKLIANGTIEEKILALHEKKKALVDAVIQPGEAQMSSLSAEEIKELLTF, from the coding sequence TTGACCACTGTACTTAGTGATTTTCTCATTCGACAATTAGCGTCGAGTCAGCCAGTTTATAAACGTGGATTAGAATATTACCGAGCTGGGCTAGTAGAGTATATCTCTTATAGTGAACTATACAATTCCTATCAGGCGAAGGTTTCAGGCAGCTACATGTATGAAGTGGAAATTGACATAGAAGATGATGGCAGCCTTGATTTTGCTTGTGATTGTGAAGCGTCCTATACATATCCGGGCGCCTGTAAACATGTTGTGGCAACCTTGCTTGAACTTCAGGAGAGAGGTACTGTTTTTGAGCGGAAGCGGCAAATCCTTTCAAAGAAGAGTTCGCTGTTAACAGAATTTAAGTCCGTTCAAAAGTGGAAACAGCCTTCTCTTAAGAAAAAACAAAAGCTTCAAGTCGAGTTTGAACTGAAAGTAATGGCTGCTGGTGGATACTTTAAACATATGGTTAACTACATTCAGCTAGGTATGAAAGTAGGAGAAAACAGACTGTATGTTGTAAAAGACTTGTATGCTTTTTTAAAAGCGGTAAATGAAAAGCGACCGTACGCATTCACTAATAAATTCAATTATGAACCTGATCAGTATGTTTTTGATGAGGAGGACGAAGCTGTATTTGAACTTCTGTTTAGGCTCCTTGCCGTTGAAGAGCATCACACAAGAAATACATACGGCCATAAGTCCACAAAACGTCATTTGTTAATGCCAGCTGTGTATATGCATTCCTTTTTGGATTTATTAGCCGGTCGCTATACTACTTTACATGTTGACAGTACAAAAGAATACAAGGAGAGTCTGCAGGTGAAGACGCTTGAAAAAGGGGATTCTTTTTTCACGTTTTTACTCGAGGAAACCGATGACATGGTGGAACTTCAGGCAAATCTCCACCCCGATGTTTTATTTGTCGATCAGCCATACCAAAGCATTCTGAAAAAAGACACGTTCTATAAGCTGACGGAGGAGCAGGCTAAGTCGCTCGAGATACTGGCTAATGAATATGAAGAGGATGAACCAATTGATGTTATTCCTAATGACCAGCTAGAGTCCTTCTGCTCAGAAGTACTACCGGTTATTTCTCAGTACGGTACGGTTCAAATGGAGGACACGCTAAAAGATAAAATTGATCAAAAACCACTTCAAGCCTCTATTAAAGTTGATTACGAAGATGATGAATTAGTGCTTGAGGTCTCTTTTAGATATGGACAAGAAGTGCGAAATCCTTTTGCTAAAAAAGACGTTGCTGATTCAAATACAATTATGGTGCGGGATGTGGAAAAGGAGCAAACGATCCTTCAGGTCCTCGAGCAATATCCATTTGAAGTAGAAGGGGAAAAGCTAGTTCTCCATCGAATTCAGACGATTATCGAGTTTTTATTTGAACACTTGCCAAGTCTGAAATCGTATGCTGATATATTCTTAACGAGTGATGCAAAAAAGCTCTTATTTCAGCCGGCTTCTTCCCCGTCTGTTTCGATCGATGTTGAGGGGGAATCCAATTGGCTTGATGTAAGCTTCTCTATCGATGGAATTTCTGATGAAGAAATTGTCGATGTCCTTCGTGCGCTTTACAACAAAAAGAAATATCATCGACTCTCAAACGGCTCATTCATACATTTAGAAGAAGAGCAGTATGGTTCTCTTCAGAAGGCAGTGGATTCATTAGGCGCCTCTGCTAAAGAATTAAATAAAAGCATGAATGTGCCTCTGCATAAAGCTTTCTCATTAGATGAGAGTCAAGCAGGTTTGAAGTTATCAAAAAAGCTGCACCGGCTTATTCAAGATGTTCAGTCACCTGAGTTCAGTGAATGGATGACACCTGAGAGACTTGATGCCGATCTTAGAAGTTATCAGGAAACTGGTTACAGGTGGATCCGAACGCTTGCCAAATCTGGACTTGGCGGCATATTAGCTGATGACATGGGACTTGGTAAAACGCTCCAAACCATTACACATTTGCAAGCTGACAAAGAAGCTGCATCACAAGCAAAATCTCTGATTATTGCACCCGCTTCTGTCATTTATAATTGGGAAAAAGAGATTAAGCGATTTGCTCCAGAACTCCATGTTGTCGTTATAGCTGGTGCCAAAGCAGAAAGAGAACATGCCCGCACGATAAAAGAAGCTGATGTATGGATTACTTCATATCCGCTGATTCAACGAGATTATGAAAAGTATGAAGGGATCACTTTTGACACAATGGTGTTAGATGAAGCGCAGGCCATAAAAAATGAACAAGCGAAAACGACAAAAGCGGTAAGGGCCATTAAAGCCTCAAGTCGATTTGCTTTAAGCGGCACACCAATTGAGAACCGTATAGATGAATTGTATACGTTGATGCAGACAATCTTGCCAGGCTTGCTTGGGACAAAGAAACAGTTTCGGGAACGTTCTCATGGAGAGATCGCTAAACGAATACGTCCATTTATCTTAAGACGTCTCAAACGCGAGGTATTAAAAGAGCTTCCAGAGAAGATGGAGTCTGTTCAATACACTGATCTTTTACCGGAACAAAAAAAGTATTATTTAGCCCAGGTCAAGCAGCTTAGATCTGATGTCGATGATGCAATCTCTAGTGATCAATTCCAGAAGAAACGGATAGAAATCTTAGCCGGCTTAACAAAGCTCAGACAAATTTGCTGTCACCCTAGACTCGTATCAGAAGAAGACGAGGTAGAGTCAGGCAAGTTATTGAGACTGATGGAGTATGTGGAAGAGGGAATGGAAGCGGGCCAGCGGATGGTTATTTTCTCTCAATTCACGTCCATGTTAGCCATAATAAGAGCTGAATTTGAAGAGCGAGGCTGGGAGTTCTTTTATTTAGACGGACAAACGCCAGCAGTGGAGCGTTTGAGGCTTGCTGATCAGTTTAACCAAGGAGAAAAAAGTCTGTTTCTCGTCTCATTAAAAGCAGGAGGAACGGGGCTTAATCTTACAGGAGGCGACACCGTGATCCTCTATGATACGTGGTGGAACCCGGCAATTGAAGAGCAGGCTGCTGATCGAGTGTACCGATTTGGACAGACCAAAAATGTTCAGGTAATCAAGCTGATTGCAAACGGAACGATTGAAGAAAAAATCCTTGCCCTGCATGAAAAGAAGAAAGCGCTGGTGGATGCAGTCATTCAACCAGGAGAAGCACAAATGTCCTCTTTATCTGCAGAAGAGATCAAAGAACTTCTTACCTTTTAA
- a CDS encoding DUF2628 domain-containing protein has translation MMSENSVRLEVENHNASIEEAFVGKNYTTYYKKKWNEMDEKKRQTSWNFAAFFLSLFWLGYRKMYRYIFIIMGLFLAVDLLIFLAASGDEAMVMRLNNSVGMGLAVATGLFGNYMYRLHMNKQIELTAASTTELEKQEAMLRKKGGRSWLGVLNTVLIFIGYLIITTVLFG, from the coding sequence ATGATGAGTGAAAATAGTGTCCGGCTAGAAGTAGAGAACCATAATGCAAGCATTGAAGAGGCTTTTGTTGGAAAAAACTATACTACATATTACAAGAAAAAATGGAATGAAATGGACGAGAAGAAAAGACAGACATCGTGGAATTTTGCTGCTTTTTTCTTAAGTTTATTTTGGTTAGGCTATCGTAAAATGTATCGTTACATTTTTATTATCATGGGACTATTTCTTGCAGTCGATCTGCTGATTTTCTTAGCAGCTTCAGGAGATGAGGCTATGGTGATGCGATTAAATAACTCAGTCGGAATGGGGTTAGCGGTTGCTACAGGATTATTTGGAAATTATATGTATCGCCTCCATATGAATAAGCAGATTGAGTTAACCGCAGCGAGTACCACAGAACTAGAAAAGCAAGAAGCAATGCTCAGAAAAAAAGGCGGAAGAAGCTGGCTTGGAGTATTAAACACGGTTCTAATTTTTATAGGCTACCTGATTATTACGACTGTTTTATTCGGTTAA
- a CDS encoding putative hydro-lyase, giving the protein MISPVSFREEIRTNKFNTSTAGYCQDYVQANLVIVPKEYAFDFFLYTYRNQKSCPVIDVLEPGQVKSALAEGSDIRTDIPKYHVYKDGVFETEVTSIESYWQKDFVSFLIGCSFTFESEMVKSDIPLKHINLNKNVAMYRTSIQTEAAGPFAGPLVVSMRPIKKALVDKAVAITEKYPQMHGGPVHIGDPAEIGITAIEKPDYGEFVEIAEDEVPVFWACGVTPQAAATEAKLPLMITHAPGHMFVTDWTNDELLNRK; this is encoded by the coding sequence ATGATCAGTCCCGTATCCTTTAGAGAAGAAATAAGAACAAATAAGTTTAATACAAGTACTGCCGGTTACTGCCAAGATTATGTACAAGCCAACTTAGTCATCGTACCTAAAGAATATGCATTTGATTTCTTTCTCTATACGTACCGTAATCAAAAGTCGTGTCCCGTTATTGATGTATTAGAACCAGGCCAAGTAAAGTCTGCCCTTGCAGAAGGCTCTGATATCCGCACAGATATCCCCAAATACCATGTCTATAAAGATGGGGTTTTCGAAACAGAAGTAACGTCGATTGAATCTTACTGGCAAAAAGATTTTGTTTCCTTTTTAATCGGATGCAGCTTTACGTTTGAAAGCGAAATGGTGAAATCAGATATTCCTCTAAAACATATTAACTTAAATAAAAATGTTGCGATGTACCGCACATCCATTCAAACAGAAGCGGCTGGTCCGTTCGCTGGCCCGCTCGTTGTTTCGATGCGCCCTATTAAGAAGGCTCTGGTTGACAAGGCTGTAGCCATCACTGAAAAATACCCGCAAATGCACGGCGGCCCTGTTCATATCGGCGATCCAGCTGAGATTGGCATTACGGCAATCGAGAAGCCGGATTACGGAGAATTTGTTGAGATCGCAGAAGATGAAGTTCCTGTTTTTTGGGCTTGCGGCGTGACACCTCAAGCAGCTGCAACTGAAGCTAAGCTTCCACTTATGATTACACACGCGCCAGGCCATATGTTTGTCACAGACTGGACGAATGATGAGTTATTGAATAGAAAGTAA
- a CDS encoding triphosphoribosyl-dephospho-CoA synthase: protein MRNNDLEKCKRFLSDCAVQALIDEVNLTPKPGLVDRNNNGVHNDLSLPIMLKSAESLRQTFEEIAAVSYNEEPSQMLREEIARIGRDGEKTMYQATGGTNSHKGAIWSLGLLVSSAASKKGLGEADEFLETAGKIARYRDRYVPNNLTNGLIVKKKYNIHGAKEVAESGFLPIKCFSLPTLLGSRLSGMKEEEARLNALVSLIAHLDDTCILHRGGSTALNKSKNIANQVLNAGGVSTTEGSKRLRELDETMHAYNASPGGCADLLAATLFIDTISTQSKLFKKEVKGVVNS, encoded by the coding sequence ATGAGAAATAATGACCTTGAAAAGTGTAAGCGTTTTCTATCGGATTGTGCCGTCCAAGCTTTAATTGATGAGGTAAATCTTACCCCTAAGCCAGGACTTGTGGATAGGAATAACAATGGGGTTCACAACGATCTAAGTCTGCCGATCATGTTGAAGTCCGCAGAATCCCTCCGGCAAACATTTGAAGAAATTGCAGCTGTATCCTATAACGAGGAACCTTCTCAAATGCTTAGAGAAGAGATTGCTCGAATTGGCAGAGATGGTGAAAAAACGATGTACCAAGCGACAGGAGGAACAAATTCGCATAAAGGAGCGATCTGGTCACTAGGTCTGCTCGTATCAAGTGCTGCTTCAAAGAAAGGACTTGGAGAAGCAGATGAATTTCTTGAAACGGCTGGTAAGATAGCTCGATACCGAGATCGTTATGTACCTAATAACCTGACAAACGGTTTAATTGTTAAAAAGAAATATAATATCCATGGTGCAAAAGAAGTGGCTGAATCAGGCTTTCTTCCTATTAAATGTTTTAGTTTACCTACTTTATTAGGCAGTCGTTTAAGTGGGATGAAAGAAGAAGAGGCAAGATTAAATGCATTAGTATCGTTAATTGCTCATTTAGATGATACGTGTATTCTACACAGAGGAGGCAGTACAGCTTTAAATAAATCAAAAAACATAGCCAATCAAGTTCTTAATGCTGGTGGAGTCTCAACAACTGAAGGCTCTAAACGTTTACGTGAGCTTGATGAAACGATGCATGCTTACAATGCATCACCTGGTGGGTGTGCTGATCTATTAGCTGCTACTCTGTTTATAGATACAATATCGACTCAATCAAAACTGTTCAAGAAAGAAGTAAAAGGTGTAGTAAATTCTTAA
- the mdcD gene encoding biotin-independent malonate decarboxylase subunit beta: protein MNMLKDSLVEKYARDRVRALLDEGTFKELINPFDGVESPHLRDQGIVPQSDDGVVVAKGKIDGVQAVMIAIEGNFQGGGIGEVSGAKIAGALELALEENKKGHTTRAALIFDTGGVRLQEANYGLLSISEIGSAIVALRQYVPVVGVVPGKVGSFGGMSINSGLLSSIIATKEGRIGLNGPEVVELEAGIEEVDSKDRQGIWGMIGGEQRLAMGLIDHLVDDDVDQIKECIHGVYKNGVGQPRSTQVERYLSFLQSVSVEEKVSPIQAKKLWENSSNIEDLSESSVGSNQLLTRGARWFKQLTEGAEEKNELSSVLCADKGGIRYLCVTANPEASFYRAKDGEVGLVEGWKLAKYIREVIEADNGREKRPIVAIVDVPSQAYGYHEELFGIHQALAASVDAYATARQAGHPVISLVVGKAISGAFLAHGLQSNRILALDDDAVNVHVMSKQSAAKITRRTIQELEEATGKVPAMAYDVRSFSTLGTLDDLIEGVNGEAPTFEDVQFIHSKISNAINEVRYSTPNLSHRLKSDFGTKNRAFSVKVRELLREQW, encoded by the coding sequence ATGAATATGCTCAAAGATAGTCTAGTAGAAAAGTATGCAAGGGATCGAGTGAGGGCTTTATTAGATGAAGGTACCTTTAAGGAACTAATTAATCCATTTGATGGAGTAGAATCTCCACATTTACGTGACCAAGGAATTGTACCCCAAAGTGACGATGGGGTGGTTGTTGCAAAGGGAAAAATAGACGGAGTCCAAGCTGTAATGATTGCCATTGAAGGGAACTTTCAAGGAGGGGGAATCGGTGAGGTTTCTGGTGCAAAGATAGCAGGTGCCCTAGAACTTGCTCTTGAAGAAAATAAAAAAGGTCATACGACACGTGCGGCTTTAATTTTTGATACTGGTGGAGTAAGGCTGCAAGAAGCCAATTACGGCTTACTTTCAATTTCTGAAATAGGTTCCGCGATTGTAGCGCTAAGGCAATACGTACCTGTAGTAGGGGTTGTTCCAGGTAAGGTGGGGTCATTCGGAGGTATGTCAATAAATTCAGGACTTTTAAGTTCTATTATTGCAACCAAAGAAGGGCGTATCGGTTTAAACGGACCAGAAGTGGTTGAACTTGAAGCAGGGATTGAAGAAGTAGATTCAAAAGACCGCCAAGGGATTTGGGGTATGATTGGTGGAGAGCAACGTTTAGCAATGGGGTTAATCGATCACTTAGTCGATGATGATGTGGATCAAATAAAGGAATGTATACATGGTGTCTATAAAAATGGAGTGGGTCAACCACGCAGTACTCAAGTCGAACGGTACCTTTCATTTCTACAATCAGTAAGTGTAGAGGAGAAAGTTTCTCCCATACAGGCAAAAAAGTTATGGGAAAACTCCTCTAATATAGAGGACCTTTCAGAATCTAGTGTGGGTTCAAATCAATTGCTGACTAGAGGGGCAAGATGGTTTAAACAATTAACAGAAGGAGCGGAGGAGAAAAATGAACTTTCCTCGGTACTCTGTGCTGACAAAGGTGGAATTCGTTATTTATGTGTGACAGCCAATCCAGAAGCCTCATTTTATAGAGCAAAAGATGGAGAAGTCGGGCTTGTGGAAGGATGGAAGCTAGCTAAGTATATCCGCGAAGTAATAGAAGCGGATAATGGTCGAGAAAAAAGACCGATTGTAGCAATAGTCGATGTTCCGAGTCAGGCTTATGGATATCATGAGGAGCTTTTTGGCATCCATCAAGCTTTGGCAGCGAGTGTAGATGCCTATGCTACAGCAAGGCAGGCAGGGCATCCTGTCATCAGCTTAGTAGTAGGTAAAGCCATTTCTGGTGCTTTCTTAGCTCATGGACTCCAATCAAACCGGATCTTAGCATTAGATGATGATGCTGTAAATGTTCATGTTATGTCCAAACAATCTGCTGCCAAAATTACAAGGAGAACGATTCAAGAATTAGAAGAAGCAACAGGCAAAGTTCCTGCAATGGCATATGACGTACGTTCATTTTCAACATTAGGAACATTGGATGATTTAATTGAGGGTGTTAACGGAGAAGCTCCGACATTTGAGGATGTACAATTCATTCATTCTAAAATTTCAAATGCTATTAATGAAGTGCGATATAGTACACCTAATCTTAGCCACCGACTTAAATCAGACTTTGGGACAAAGAATCGAGCGTTTTCAGTCAAAGTTAGAGAGTTGTTGAGAGAGCAATGGTAA
- a CDS encoding transposase produces the protein MKVLIAAGIVVVPFFMIIIERFWYKGRFLFNALAYAAFVIFGFIASSAIHTILRDQEVFMTSIHGIFLNKWFLISGAYIGWYTLYRVLLVTLAEYPENKEDRT, from the coding sequence ATGAAGGTTTTGATAGCAGCAGGCATCGTTGTTGTTCCTTTTTTCATGATAATCATTGAGCGCTTTTGGTATAAAGGAAGATTTCTTTTTAATGCTCTCGCTTATGCGGCGTTCGTTATTTTTGGATTTATTGCTTCGAGTGCGATTCATACGATCTTAAGAGATCAAGAAGTATTTATGACTAGTATTCACGGTATTTTCCTAAATAAGTGGTTTTTAATTAGCGGAGCCTATATCGGCTGGTATACGCTGTACAGAGTTTTACTCGTTACATTAGCTGAATACCCTGAAAATAAAGAGGATAGGACATAA
- a CDS encoding polysaccharide deacetylase family protein, with product MKRIMIVLMISLMVGSYAGVVCANELDGVHQTWWGKKDDERQVDDEIPEPQGGPEYTERVRQPVSNIILQQRYPDTVILRGPDTSNRIALTFDDGPDPRYTPELLDVLSEYGVPATFFVMGARAERYPEILERINNEGHIIGNHTYWHPNLVEEGDIATLEREVNQTEEVINDIVGYRTRLFRAPYGFLYNQLVEKLAEMDYSVIGWSLDTLDWREMPAEEIAYTVISNVNPGAIILMHDGGEYDSDRTNTIEAVRQLIPILQEQGFEFVTVPELTGIPYQR from the coding sequence ATGAAGAGAATTATGATCGTGTTAATGATTAGTTTGATGGTAGGAAGCTATGCTGGTGTTGTATGTGCAAACGAACTAGACGGGGTTCATCAAACATGGTGGGGAAAGAAAGATGACGAGAGGCAAGTCGATGATGAGATTCCTGAGCCTCAAGGTGGTCCTGAATATACAGAACGCGTAAGGCAGCCTGTCTCAAATATCATTTTACAACAGCGCTACCCAGATACAGTTATTTTAAGAGGTCCTGATACATCCAATCGTATTGCATTAACATTCGATGATGGTCCTGATCCAAGGTACACTCCAGAGTTACTTGATGTATTAAGCGAGTACGGGGTGCCGGCAACGTTTTTTGTTATGGGAGCAAGAGCTGAAAGGTATCCAGAAATTCTAGAGCGAATCAATAATGAAGGTCATATTATAGGGAATCACACCTACTGGCATCCCAATCTGGTAGAAGAGGGAGATATCGCGACTCTTGAGCGAGAAGTCAATCAAACCGAAGAAGTGATTAACGATATTGTCGGATACCGTACTCGTTTATTCCGTGCACCGTATGGATTCTTATATAATCAGCTCGTTGAGAAATTAGCAGAAATGGATTACTCCGTGATAGGCTGGTCACTTGATACACTTGATTGGCGTGAGATGCCGGCTGAAGAAATTGCTTATACAGTGATAAGTAATGTGAATCCAGGCGCAATCATTCTTATGCATGACGGCGGCGAGTATGATAGTGATCGGACGAATACAATTGAGGCAGTACGCCAGCTTATCCCTATTCTCCAAGAGCAAGGATTTGAGTTTGTAACTGTACCCGAATTAACAGGCATTCCATATCAAAGATAA
- a CDS encoding malonate decarboxylase holo-ACP synthase → MVRVHDLVELKDVEGFLSKETFPDWVYSVLREAPFVVVRRAPQMDGIIPVGIRGNHRSQRCASAINVTEIKQCFSPESIKVKEVKTSIDLINIGLIQIQNIMDDFPDLTWGPAGSVGFELVTSYPATHKNSDIDMVIRTNRILEQSVAQKIVELLNVLSINVDALLETNQGAFALAEYATNCEKLILRSSVGPKLVYHPAFQLQS, encoded by the coding sequence ATGGTAAGAGTTCATGACCTCGTTGAACTTAAAGACGTGGAAGGTTTTCTATCAAAAGAAACGTTCCCTGACTGGGTCTATTCAGTTCTCAGAGAGGCTCCCTTTGTCGTTGTGCGAAGAGCACCACAAATGGATGGCATCATTCCAGTGGGCATCAGAGGGAATCATAGAAGCCAGCGCTGTGCCAGTGCTATAAACGTGACCGAAATTAAACAATGTTTTTCTCCAGAATCAATTAAGGTCAAGGAAGTAAAAACAAGTATTGATTTAATTAACATTGGATTGATCCAAATTCAAAATATCATGGATGATTTCCCTGACCTAACTTGGGGACCTGCTGGGAGTGTAGGTTTTGAATTAGTAACATCGTACCCTGCAACCCATAAAAATAGTGATATAGATATGGTCATCAGGACCAATAGGATTTTAGAGCAGAGTGTGGCGCAGAAAATAGTAGAGCTCCTTAACGTACTTTCCATAAATGTGGATGCTCTTTTAGAAACGAACCAGGGGGCGTTTGCATTAGCTGAATATGCCACTAATTGTGAGAAGCTTATCTTAAGAAGTTCAGTTGGACCTAAGCTTGTATACCATCCTGCTTTTCAGCTTCAATCATAA